One Hevea brasiliensis isolate MT/VB/25A 57/8 chromosome 6, ASM3005281v1, whole genome shotgun sequence genomic window, ATTTAAATCCACATATATATGTATTGCTGCTTAGAGTTCAAGGCAGGAAGATCCAAGCCCATTTCTTCAAAATTCTTTCTAATTTCAtggttttaaataaatattttgaagAAAATCATGACTCAGATTTTTACAATTTGTACACTGCAATATagttattttgtatatatatGTGTCTTACTGTTGTTTTAACTCTCTTTATAATTGTTGGGAAGGTTAATGATGTTATTGCTAGCCAAATTGCTACTTCAATTATTGAAAAGAAGAGTAATCAAATCAAATGTGGAGGATGAAAGCCAGGTGTCTTGtttttggagagagagagagagagagagagagagagattgtggGTTAGAAGTTTCAAGTGGGTTAGAAGTTTCAAGTGGGTGAGGCATCAATTTGCTGCTGATGGTTTTTAATGGGAATATACACCATTCTGATTTGATGGGTTGCCAATTTTCAATTGCAAAATGTTGGCTGTTTCAGCATTACTTAAATTCTCCAATCTGCGTTATTTGTTACATCATCTGGCCTAATTCCAGCCAAATTGTTGAGCAGATAAGGTTATGACATATGAAAGCCTTGATTTCTGTTGCAAATTGgctcttttttttaattaaattttgtaatATCTGGTTAAGCTAATAAAACCCTTGATTGACAGATTAAAGACCTCATATTGAATCTCTGAACTCTAGGGTCGAATCTCACTTAACGCATAGGATTGTCCATTATTAGTTTTCCATTTTtgaattctttattttttttctccatTTTGGTAGCACCTTTGAAGAATGCAATTGACTGGGCATCCAGACCACCAAATTGCTGGGCTGATAAAGCTGCTGCCATTGTAAGTGCTGGAGGAAGTTTTGGTGGAGGGCGATCACAGTACCATCTTCGCCAAATTGGAGTTTATCTTgatcttcatttcatcaacaaaccTGAGTTTTTCTTGAACGCATTTGCACCTCCTGCAAAATTTGATAGCGATGGCAACTTGATTGATCCACAAGCAAAGGAGGGAATAAAGGAAGTTCTTAAAAGCTTACATGCATTTTCTCTGCGACTCAAAGGAAAGTGCTAATAACATAAATTCTGATTTGAGCGCAGCCATTTTGCTTCTTATCCTTTATGATGCCACAAGTAACAATTGATGATCAGTTGGGAGCTGCTTCTTTAGTTTCACTCTGTGTGTGAATCGGATTTCAGACTTGATTAGTCTTCATGCATGTGCATTTTAGCTTTTCTGAACTCCAAGGTTTTCACTACCCTTAGAGGTGGATGATTGAAAATCGAGAGAAATTTTTTACATTCTTATGATGAAAATGATGTGGCTTCAGGATGTATCAACCCAGATTTTTCTGCAAAAACATTGCAAGAATTGTAATACTTGTTCTAGGATATAAGATGCCTTTGAAAACAAAGAATGaccacatttctttgctatataCATAAAGAAAAATGTTGTTAGCATTAGCATCTCTCTCAGCTTTGTTCAAATATTGAGGCATAATTCATGGCTACACTGAGCATATTGCACCAATATGATGGATGAGTTTTTAAGAGTACATACATATCAATCATCATCAAGATACTTAATACTCATTCATTGAAGTTGTTCAAGAATGGCGGCATACAAATAACCATATGATATGCATGATTTGGAAGAAATGGCAGGCAAAATCCATTTTTAATTAGTTCTctaattttttgatttttcttaACGAATGTCTTATTTTTCAACCGTGTGTTAATAAGctcataaatttttaaatttttaaggaGATCGAAGACTTATTAAatggtataaataaaaaaaaattaaaaatttgtctTTTCCAGTACAAATGAAAAAAGGGGTGTGAACAGATAAATCTGAAAAAAGCAAGAATTCAAAatagaatttttttaatatataaataaaataaacatgcaAAAATTAAACACAACAGGATTAGGCAGACATGACATATATGTTTACTGTACTCATGCATGCTATATTTGAGTTGCATGCAATCATTGTGCCATTTTTTTAATACATACAATAGCTTTGGACATtaacttttattaattaatttccacTTTATTATATGATCAATA contains:
- the LOC110641856 gene encoding NADPH:quinone oxidoreductase, whose translation is MEAVLAANPVIKVVALSGSLRKASYNRGLIRAAMELSKESVNGLQIDYIDISPLPMLNTDLEGADGSFPPVVEAFREKILEADSVLFASPEYNYSVTAPLKNAIDWASRPPNCWADKAAAIVSAGGSFGGGRSQYHLRQIGVYLDLHFINKPEFFLNAFAPPAKFDSDGNLIDPQAKEGIKEVLKSLHAFSLRLKGKC